In bacterium, one genomic interval encodes:
- a CDS encoding acetate--CoA ligase family protein — MRQSLMRHELDSIFRPSSVAVIGASTQKGTIGRETLHNILSAEFNGKVFPVNPKAGVIHSIKSYSTVLDVPDALDLAIVIVPKPGVKDVVRQCGEKGVKGLVVISAGFSETGPEGRVAEMELVDICHEYGMRMIGPNCFGVVNTDPEINLNATFGKTFPKIGNVGHITQSGAMGEAIMSQAKELGIGFSMIASIGNKADISVNDILLYMKDDPRTDVILLYVENFGNPRHFTQIAREISRIKPIVAVKSGRTKLGAKAASSHTGALADVDVGVDALFEQTGVMRVDTVEELFDVAVALSSQPIPRGNRVVVVTNAGGPGILATDALVNNGLDMPQFSTSTIKELKKFSAANASYANPMDMVAGARGREFRLTLEAVAKDERYDTIVPIFVPPVTIDQMDVAVNIHAALEKSKRTVLSCFFGAGEGSLAMQYLKEHGIPVYIFPEAIAKTLGTIAGYRKWLDKPVGKVKSFKVDREKVQKILDKSLKGEDGAIVGEQAIEMLHAYGIPAAGYRFAGSAKEAADVAGEIGYPVVMKVNTPAILHKTELGAVIVDLRSDKEVRNAFQELQRRVGKLKKGEKFTVAMQKMLQGGVEVVIGMTTVPSFGPLMMFGLGGIYVEVMKDVAFRVHPLTDENAKEMIQSLKSYPLLTGFRGAEPVDIGLIEETLLRLSQLVKDFDVISEIDINPFICSSERNSCKAVDARFIIKQAPLRHK; from the coding sequence ATGAGACAATCGCTTATGCGTCACGAACTTGATTCCATCTTTCGACCAAGCTCGGTTGCCGTGATTGGGGCTTCCACCCAAAAGGGAACGATTGGTCGCGAAACTTTGCATAATATCCTTTCTGCGGAGTTCAATGGAAAAGTCTTTCCGGTCAACCCAAAGGCTGGAGTAATTCACTCAATTAAGTCCTATTCGACCGTGCTGGATGTACCCGATGCTTTGGATCTGGCCATTGTGATTGTTCCAAAACCGGGAGTCAAGGATGTGGTGCGTCAGTGCGGCGAGAAGGGAGTAAAGGGATTAGTTGTTATTTCGGCTGGATTTTCTGAGACCGGTCCGGAAGGACGGGTCGCCGAGATGGAACTGGTCGATATCTGCCACGAATACGGAATGCGGATGATTGGGCCAAATTGCTTTGGAGTGGTGAATACCGATCCGGAGATCAATCTGAATGCGACCTTCGGCAAGACCTTCCCTAAGATAGGCAACGTTGGGCATATCACCCAGTCAGGGGCGATGGGTGAAGCGATCATGAGCCAGGCAAAAGAACTGGGGATCGGTTTTTCGATGATCGCGTCGATCGGCAATAAGGCGGACATCTCAGTGAATGACATCCTGCTGTATATGAAAGATGATCCGCGGACAGATGTCATATTGCTCTACGTGGAGAATTTTGGTAATCCGCGCCACTTTACACAGATAGCACGCGAGATCTCGCGCATCAAACCGATCGTCGCGGTGAAGTCCGGGCGGACGAAATTGGGAGCCAAGGCGGCCTCGTCGCACACCGGTGCACTGGCGGATGTAGATGTGGGCGTGGATGCATTGTTCGAGCAGACCGGCGTAATGCGTGTCGATACGGTAGAAGAGTTGTTTGATGTTGCGGTGGCGCTGTCATCTCAGCCGATTCCGCGAGGGAATCGGGTGGTGGTGGTAACGAACGCCGGCGGGCCGGGGATCCTGGCGACTGACGCACTGGTCAACAACGGCCTGGATATGCCCCAATTCTCAACGTCGACGATCAAAGAGTTGAAGAAGTTCAGTGCGGCGAATGCATCGTATGCAAATCCGATGGATATGGTAGCCGGCGCGCGAGGAAGAGAATTCCGTCTGACCTTAGAAGCGGTAGCCAAAGACGAGCGGTACGATACTATCGTGCCGATCTTTGTCCCGCCGGTCACGATCGACCAGATGGATGTAGCGGTCAATATCCATGCGGCGCTCGAGAAATCCAAGCGAACCGTGTTAAGTTGTTTTTTTGGAGCAGGTGAAGGTTCGCTGGCGATGCAGTACCTAAAGGAACACGGTATTCCGGTTTATATTTTCCCAGAGGCGATCGCCAAAACGCTTGGGACAATAGCTGGCTATCGCAAATGGCTTGACAAGCCGGTCGGCAAGGTCAAGTCATTCAAGGTTGACAGGGAGAAAGTCCAGAAGATCCTGGACAAGTCCCTCAAGGGCGAGGATGGAGCGATAGTTGGCGAGCAAGCAATCGAAATGCTTCACGCTTACGGAATACCTGCTGCGGGATACCGATTCGCCGGAAGTGCCAAAGAGGCTGCCGATGTCGCCGGGGAGATCGGGTATCCGGTCGTCATGAAAGTCAACACTCCGGCAATTCTGCACAAAACCGAATTGGGAGCAGTGATCGTTGATCTTCGGTCCGACAAAGAAGTGCGAAACGCCTTCCAGGAGTTACAACGTCGAGTCGGAAAACTGAAGAAAGGGGAGAAGTTCACTGTCGCGATGCAGAAGATGCTGCAAGGAGGCGTGGAAGTCGTGATCGGCATGACAACGGTACCGTCTTTCGGTCCGTTGATGATGTTTGGTCTTGGTGGCATTTATGTCGAAGTGATGAAGGATGTCGCATTCCGGGTCCATCCGTTGACCGATGAGAACGCAAAGGAGATGATCCAGTCACTCAAGTCCTACCCGTTGCTGACCGGATTCCGCGGGGCAGAGCCGGTTGATATTGGCCTGATCGAGGAAACATTGCTTCGGCTGTCCCAACTGGTCAAGGATTTTGACGTCATTTCCGAAATTGACATCAACCCATTCATCTGCTCGTCCGAGCGCAATAGCTGTAAGGCGGTGGATGCACGGTTCATCATTAAGCAGGCTCCCCTTCGACACAAATAG
- a CDS encoding redoxin domain-containing protein, which translates to MATDKLKVGDLAPDFTLPTHNEGELNLAWYRGRKNVVLAFYPGDWTPVCAAQIPSYQIIQDEFERYNTQLLAISVDSIPSHIAWAKEHGGFSFPLMSDYFPHGRVAELYGVLSRRGYAERSIFLIDKQGIIRFIEQVPPAEIPDNNELFKAIAGLER; encoded by the coding sequence GTGGCAACAGACAAACTGAAGGTTGGAGATCTCGCGCCTGACTTCACTCTGCCGACTCACAATGAGGGAGAGTTAAATCTCGCATGGTATCGTGGCCGGAAGAATGTGGTGCTTGCTTTTTATCCGGGCGATTGGACTCCGGTCTGCGCGGCCCAGATCCCATCGTATCAGATCATTCAGGACGAGTTCGAAAGGTACAACACGCAGCTTTTGGCGATATCGGTCGATTCGATCCCCTCACACATCGCCTGGGCAAAAGAGCACGGCGGATTCTCGTTTCCGCTGATGTCTGACTACTTCCCGCATGGGAGAGTAGCTGAGCTTTATGGCGTCCTGAGCCGTCGCGGGTACGCGGAACGGTCAATTTTCCTTATCGACAAACAGGGGATCATACGATTCATCGAGCAGGTCCCGCCTGCCGAGATCCCGGACAATAACGAGCTCTTCAAAGCGATTGCCGGTCTTGAACGATAA
- a CDS encoding ferritin family protein, whose amino-acid sequence MTTKSHIAEILKKAIKGEEDGYYFYNLLAEKAKNADARRKLEGLRDDEIRHKETLVEIFAKYVGGEIGPLPDKGINALAEVFRKGHVLERHSEMEFISLAIEAELAATKYYREERDLVDDPAFRKIFDDLAEEEHHHFELLQAEKDALAGNYSWFGYDDGAPLED is encoded by the coding sequence ATGACGACAAAAAGCCACATCGCAGAGATTCTCAAAAAAGCCATCAAAGGCGAAGAAGACGGCTACTATTTCTATAACCTGTTGGCCGAGAAGGCGAAGAACGCCGATGCCCGTCGCAAGCTCGAAGGGCTGCGCGATGACGAAATACGCCACAAAGAGACACTCGTCGAGATCTTTGCCAAGTATGTTGGTGGTGAAATTGGACCACTTCCCGACAAAGGAATAAATGCCCTGGCAGAGGTGTTCCGCAAAGGGCATGTTCTTGAGCGCCACTCCGAGATGGAGTTCATTTCCCTGGCGATCGAGGCGGAACTTGCAGCCACCAAGTATTATCGGGAAGAGCGGGATCTGGTGGATGATCCGGCTTTCCGAAAGATATTCGATGATCTGGCAGAAGAAGAGCACCATCATTTTGAGTTACTCCAGGCGGAGAAAGATGCGTTGGCCGGCAACTACAGTTGGTTTGGCTACGACGACGGCGCTCCGCTCGAAGACTGA
- a CDS encoding NAD(P)/FAD-dependent oxidoreductase yields the protein MTNFSTDPCDRPDLHDITFIGAGPVALYGMYYAGLRMTKFKAIDMLEEIGGGLMALYPEKYIFDVAGFPKVMAKDLNRQLKEQAFQYPHTLCLGEKVIGLERDAHGIIHLITDKGEHFSRSVVICAGLGAYVPKKLDIPDVERLEGSGIYYFVRRINDFRDKNVLIVGGGDSAFDYSMMLEPVARSITHIHRNDFFAAHEDSVRKVMNSTVRMKFPFWEVQKIEGEDWVRRVTLVQSRTGEEEVLDIDAIVFNIGFLTNLGPIEDWGLELEHNAIKVDSRMRTNIEGIFAAGDIVTYEGKLKLISTGCGEVAIAVNNAKNYIDPKAKVSPGHSTDKHELAQKKWARLQSQERAKEQAEKNE from the coding sequence ATGACGAATTTCAGTACAGATCCCTGCGACCGTCCTGATCTCCATGACATCACTTTCATCGGGGCGGGCCCGGTTGCGCTCTACGGCATGTACTACGCCGGACTTCGGATGACCAAGTTCAAGGCGATCGATATGCTTGAAGAGATCGGTGGAGGGCTTATGGCGCTCTATCCCGAGAAGTATATTTTTGATGTTGCCGGTTTCCCCAAAGTGATGGCGAAGGATCTCAACAGGCAACTAAAAGAGCAGGCATTCCAATACCCGCACACGCTCTGTCTGGGAGAGAAAGTAATCGGACTGGAGCGGGATGCTCACGGGATCATTCATTTGATCACCGATAAGGGAGAGCACTTCTCCCGCTCGGTCGTGATCTGTGCCGGATTGGGGGCGTATGTACCGAAGAAGCTGGATATCCCCGATGTCGAGCGACTCGAAGGATCGGGTATCTACTATTTCGTGCGACGAATCAACGACTTTAGAGACAAGAATGTATTGATCGTCGGGGGCGGCGACTCGGCTTTTGATTATTCCATGATGCTTGAGCCGGTGGCTCGATCGATCACGCATATCCATCGAAATGATTTTTTTGCCGCGCACGAGGATTCAGTCCGCAAGGTTATGAATTCAACTGTCCGCATGAAATTCCCTTTCTGGGAAGTGCAGAAGATAGAGGGCGAAGACTGGGTCCGGCGAGTGACTCTGGTGCAATCGCGCACGGGCGAGGAAGAGGTTCTGGATATTGACGCGATCGTGTTTAATATCGGCTTCCTGACCAACCTTGGGCCGATCGAGGACTGGGGACTCGAACTGGAGCACAATGCCATCAAGGTTGACAGCCGGATGCGTACCAATATTGAGGGAATATTCGCGGCCGGCGATATCGTTACCTACGAGGGGAAGTTGAAGCTGATCTCGACCGGGTGCGGCGAAGTGGCAATTGCGGTCAATAACGCCAAAAACTATATCGATCCGAAGGCGAAAGTCAGTCCGGGTCACTCGACCGACAAGCATGAACTTGCCCAGAAGAAGTGGGCACGGTTGCAGTCTCAGGAACGGGCCAAAGAGCAAGCGGAGAAGAACGAGTAG
- a CDS encoding pyruvate, phosphate dikinase, giving the protein MAVKKATTPKKTTGQKAAPKAAPSKAKGAPIKTYADEKHYYFFGSGRADGNATMKDLLGGKGANLAEMASIGIPVPPGFTITTSVCKIYYENGMEIPKPIDKEMEKQIGLIEQASGMKFGDPSNPLLVSVRSGAKFSMPGMMDTILNLGLNEETIEGLSKKTNNPRFALDNYRRFISMFGNVVLGIDKELFEEVITEKKHERRVKQDSSLQVNDLKDIIKRYKQIVKRKTGEGFPDDAWQQLRMARDAVFRSWNNPRAITYRRLNNIPADLGTAVNIQAMVFGNMGNNSGTGVGFTRNPSTGTKEFYGEFLINAQGEDVVAGIRTPQPITELHSELPEVFKQLKDITTRLEKHYRDIQDFEFTIQEGKLYMLQTRNGKRTVQAAVKIAVDMVKEKLITKEEALMRIEPAQIDHLLHPMIDPKAKFDVVAKGLAASPGAASGHVYFTAEDAVKHSNKGTTILVREETNPDDIEGMNVAAGILTARGGMTSHAAVVARGMGKCCVTGAEAVRVNLQKKQFSVGKLTIKEGEVITLNGSTGEIILGEVPTIEPELSGEFSELMKWADEFRRMKVRANADIPRDAAQAIKFGAEGIGLCRTEHMFFAEDRIPIVQQMILADTPEARQAALDKLLPFQKKDFKGLLDTMKGLPVTIRTLDPPLHEFLPKKEEVEARLKALDPKSDDYEEDLIELQKTLKRIDELHELNPMLGHRGCRLGITYPEITEMQVRAIMEAACELHRNKVEVHPEIMIPLVGHINEFRNQKELVVRVANEVMARYKVKGLTYSVGTMIEIPRAAVTADEIAVEAEFFSFGTNDLTQMTMGFSRDDSGKFLKYYTEHGVLTKDPFVSIDQAGVGQLVKMGKEKGREARADLKVGVCGEHGGDPDSIEFFNSIGLDYVSCSPYRVPIARMAAAQAAIRQSGKGKTGSSTK; this is encoded by the coding sequence ATGGCGGTTAAGAAGGCTACTACACCGAAGAAAACGACCGGGCAGAAAGCAGCACCTAAAGCTGCACCGTCCAAGGCTAAGGGCGCCCCGATCAAAACCTATGCTGACGAGAAACATTATTACTTCTTTGGCAGCGGTCGCGCCGACGGCAATGCCACGATGAAGGATCTGTTAGGTGGTAAGGGCGCCAACCTGGCAGAGATGGCCAGTATCGGCATTCCTGTTCCACCTGGGTTTACCATCACCACCTCAGTCTGCAAGATCTATTACGAAAACGGCATGGAGATCCCTAAGCCGATCGACAAAGAGATGGAAAAGCAGATCGGCTTGATCGAACAGGCGAGCGGGATGAAGTTCGGTGATCCGAGCAATCCTCTGCTGGTGTCGGTTCGGTCCGGCGCGAAGTTCTCAATGCCGGGAATGATGGATACGATCCTGAATCTCGGGTTGAATGAAGAGACGATCGAAGGATTGTCGAAGAAAACGAACAATCCGCGATTTGCCCTGGACAACTACCGGCGCTTCATCTCGATGTTCGGCAATGTTGTGCTGGGGATCGACAAAGAATTGTTCGAAGAAGTCATCACTGAGAAAAAACATGAGCGGCGGGTCAAACAGGACAGCTCGCTTCAGGTCAATGACCTGAAAGATATCATCAAACGCTACAAGCAGATCGTCAAGCGGAAAACGGGTGAAGGATTTCCGGACGATGCCTGGCAGCAACTTCGCATGGCGAGGGATGCCGTATTCCGTTCCTGGAATAATCCGCGAGCGATCACCTATCGCCGCCTGAACAATATCCCGGCCGATCTCGGCACGGCGGTGAATATCCAGGCGATGGTCTTTGGAAATATGGGGAACAACTCCGGCACCGGAGTCGGGTTCACCCGCAATCCTTCGACTGGAACGAAAGAGTTCTACGGCGAATTCCTGATTAATGCGCAGGGCGAGGATGTGGTGGCCGGGATCCGGACTCCACAGCCGATCACTGAGCTGCATTCGGAACTCCCGGAGGTCTTCAAGCAGCTCAAGGATATCACCACGCGACTGGAGAAGCACTACCGCGACATTCAGGATTTCGAGTTTACCATCCAGGAAGGGAAGCTGTACATGTTGCAGACCCGTAATGGTAAACGGACTGTGCAAGCGGCGGTGAAGATCGCTGTCGACATGGTGAAAGAAAAGCTGATTACCAAGGAAGAGGCGCTGATGCGGATCGAGCCAGCGCAGATCGACCACCTGCTGCATCCGATGATCGATCCAAAGGCGAAATTCGACGTGGTCGCCAAAGGATTGGCGGCATCTCCGGGCGCGGCTTCCGGGCATGTCTACTTCACCGCCGAGGATGCGGTGAAGCACTCCAACAAAGGGACCACTATTCTCGTTCGCGAAGAGACCAACCCTGATGATATCGAAGGGATGAACGTTGCTGCTGGTATCTTGACGGCTCGCGGCGGCATGACCTCGCATGCGGCAGTTGTGGCACGCGGCATGGGGAAATGTTGTGTCACCGGAGCAGAAGCAGTTCGTGTTAACCTGCAGAAAAAGCAATTTTCTGTCGGTAAGCTGACGATCAAAGAGGGTGAGGTTATCACTCTGAACGGTTCGACCGGCGAGATCATCTTGGGTGAAGTACCGACTATCGAGCCGGAGCTGTCAGGCGAATTCTCCGAGTTGATGAAATGGGCGGATGAATTCCGTCGCATGAAAGTCCGCGCCAATGCGGATATCCCTCGTGACGCCGCTCAAGCGATCAAGTTTGGCGCAGAAGGGATCGGCCTTTGCCGCACCGAACATATGTTTTTTGCCGAGGACCGTATTCCGATCGTACAGCAGATGATCCTTGCGGATACGCCGGAAGCGCGTCAGGCCGCTCTCGACAAGCTGCTGCCGTTCCAGAAAAAGGACTTCAAGGGGTTGCTGGATACGATGAAGGGGCTGCCGGTCACGATCCGGACGCTTGATCCGCCGCTCCATGAGTTCCTGCCTAAGAAGGAAGAGGTAGAAGCGAGATTGAAAGCGCTTGACCCGAAAAGCGATGATTATGAAGAGGATCTTATCGAGTTGCAGAAAACGCTCAAGCGGATCGATGAACTTCACGAATTGAATCCGATGTTGGGACATCGCGGCTGCCGTCTTGGGATCACCTATCCGGAGATCACTGAGATGCAGGTGCGCGCGATCATGGAAGCGGCCTGCGAACTGCACCGCAACAAGGTCGAGGTGCATCCGGAGATCATGATTCCGCTGGTGGGACATATCAATGAGTTCCGCAACCAGAAGGAACTGGTGGTGCGGGTGGCCAATGAGGTCATGGCTCGCTATAAAGTCAAAGGGCTGACCTACTCGGTCGGGACAATGATCGAGATTCCGCGTGCGGCCGTGACCGCAGATGAGATCGCCGTCGAAGCGGAGTTCTTTAGTTTCGGCACCAATGATCTGACGCAGATGACGATGGGATTTTCGCGGGATGACTCGGGGAAATTCCTGAAGTATTACACCGAACATGGTGTCCTGACCAAGGACCCGTTTGTGTCTATCGATCAGGCGGGAGTCGGGCAATTGGTGAAGATGGGGAAGGAAAAGGGTCGCGAGGCTCGCGCCGATCTCAAGGTTGGCGTTTGTGGAGAGCATGGTGGCGATCCGGACTCCATCGAGTTCTTCAATTCCATTGGACTTGATTATGTCTCCTGTTCGCCGTATCGCGTGCCGATCGCCCGAATGGCGGCGGCGCAGGCGGCAATTCGTCAATCCGGCAAAGGGAAGACCGGGTCAAGTACCAAGTAA
- a CDS encoding response regulator, with translation MKTIKGKLLLLQGVLVTVFVVVVVLMHLQETSPVSLLQSDSILRSSNLVKRVMAQHSYAQNAFVYDYSYWDEMVEAVRDRDTVWCRNYLPQGMKTFTTDVAWLCDSSFRVIYSHDLRNQSAATSPLPVPIEEKQRLFASHQFPHFFAFANDQLYEISIGGVQPIGDSLRTSPPQGYFVVGHAWNEQLLMDYSIDAESELTVAAMGAVEGEWESDPSHGIIRFVDTLRDWQGHPIALLRAESFSRSMMEMTNAGSTRLIVLVCLAAVLFGVWWLGLRRLILIPLRQIADALQSESTDPIAKLRDGRDEFGVVARLVKWFFDQREELKKSISDHLVTEGTLHSSLDHLKSISQELNLVLSNATDFIYRQDIYGKLTYLSPSVTEITGYSQDEFKKHYALLLTDHEMNQDVIRNTELALSTGKPVPPYRAEIFHKDRHKLVIEISERPYFEDGKVVGLIGVARDISSVVAHEAEKDRLMLQVQRAERMETLAMLAGGVAHDLNNTLAPLVAYPDLILSSLEENSEIRGEVIEMQTAAKQAAGIVQDLLSMARRGRYQMSPLGLNGMIEKYLQSASFREQIQLHPQVKVKVELDPHAVNVKGSSHHLYTVLMNLVVNAFDAMDTCGTLTITTDASGSIPPQTLMPSPQRTLVRMSISDSGSGIPNDVLNRIFEPYFSTKQVGRSGSGLGLAVVHGIVTDHGGVIEVQSTPGQGTRFNVFLPVTDQVERESRSHAWTDRGTESVLVFDDMADQRRVAAALLKSLGYLVAEAGSMQQALEMVGTNRFDVLVLDMLLDDSYDGLDAHCEIKRVQPHIVTVVVSGFVPTQRVQAIIDSGNAVFLPKPFTGPALGSAIRGLMAEVRISDPAFSAVR, from the coding sequence GTGAAGACGATCAAGGGAAAGCTCCTGTTATTGCAGGGAGTATTGGTTACCGTCTTTGTCGTCGTAGTGGTTCTGATGCACCTGCAGGAGACCTCGCCGGTCAGTTTACTTCAATCAGACAGTATTCTGCGATCCTCCAATCTGGTCAAACGAGTCATGGCCCAACACAGCTATGCCCAGAATGCGTTCGTTTATGATTACTCGTATTGGGATGAAATGGTCGAAGCGGTTCGCGATCGGGATACAGTTTGGTGCAGAAATTATCTGCCTCAGGGGATGAAGACATTTACGACTGATGTCGCCTGGCTCTGCGACTCGTCGTTTCGGGTTATCTACTCACATGATCTGCGTAATCAGTCGGCAGCCACATCGCCCTTACCGGTACCAATTGAAGAAAAACAGCGATTGTTTGCGTCGCATCAGTTTCCTCACTTTTTCGCATTCGCGAATGACCAATTGTACGAAATCTCAATTGGCGGCGTGCAACCGATCGGCGACAGCCTGCGAACCAGTCCGCCGCAAGGATATTTTGTGGTCGGCCATGCCTGGAACGAGCAGTTGCTGATGGACTACTCGATCGATGCTGAGTCGGAGCTAACCGTCGCTGCAATGGGAGCGGTCGAAGGCGAGTGGGAATCCGATCCTTCACACGGGATAATCCGATTTGTCGACACCCTGCGAGACTGGCAGGGGCATCCGATCGCATTGCTGCGCGCCGAGTCATTTTCCCGTTCAATGATGGAGATGACCAATGCCGGCTCGACACGTTTGATCGTTCTCGTTTGTCTGGCGGCAGTGTTATTTGGAGTCTGGTGGTTGGGACTCCGGCGACTGATCTTAATTCCGCTCAGGCAGATCGCAGATGCGCTGCAGAGCGAATCGACCGACCCGATCGCGAAGTTGCGAGATGGACGGGATGAATTCGGAGTCGTGGCACGGTTGGTCAAATGGTTCTTCGACCAACGCGAAGAGCTCAAAAAGTCTATCAGCGACCACCTGGTCACTGAGGGGACATTACACTCTTCACTCGATCACCTCAAGTCGATCAGCCAGGAACTTAACCTGGTACTGTCCAACGCCACCGATTTCATCTACCGTCAGGATATTTATGGGAAGCTAACATACTTATCTCCGTCCGTGACCGAGATCACCGGATACTCACAGGATGAATTCAAGAAGCACTACGCACTGCTGCTTACCGATCACGAGATGAACCAGGACGTGATCAGAAACACGGAACTGGCGCTGTCCACCGGTAAACCGGTCCCGCCGTATCGCGCAGAGATCTTTCACAAAGACCGCCACAAACTGGTAATCGAGATCAGCGAGCGACCATATTTCGAAGACGGCAAGGTGGTCGGTTTGATCGGCGTGGCGCGTGACATTTCAAGTGTGGTGGCTCATGAAGCGGAGAAGGACCGACTGATGCTCCAGGTACAACGAGCAGAGCGGATGGAGACGCTTGCGATGTTGGCTGGTGGGGTGGCGCACGATCTGAATAATACGCTTGCTCCGCTGGTTGCATATCCGGATCTGATTCTCAGTTCGCTCGAGGAGAACTCCGAAATTCGCGGCGAGGTGATCGAAATGCAGACGGCCGCCAAGCAGGCGGCTGGAATTGTCCAGGACCTGCTGTCCATGGCGCGCCGCGGGCGATACCAGATGTCTCCTCTGGGGCTGAACGGAATGATCGAAAAGTATCTGCAGTCTGCCAGCTTTCGGGAGCAGATCCAGTTGCATCCTCAAGTCAAAGTGAAAGTCGAACTTGATCCACACGCAGTAAATGTCAAGGGCTCCTCGCATCACCTCTACACGGTGCTGATGAATCTCGTCGTCAATGCCTTCGACGCTATGGACACTTGCGGCACACTGACGATCACAACGGACGCAAGCGGTTCGATCCCTCCGCAAACTCTGATGCCATCGCCGCAACGGACGTTGGTCAGGATGAGCATCTCGGATAGTGGAAGCGGGATACCTAACGATGTGCTGAACCGCATTTTTGAACCATACTTCTCAACCAAACAGGTCGGAAGAAGCGGAAGCGGACTAGGGTTGGCTGTCGTCCACGGTATAGTGACGGACCATGGTGGCGTGATCGAGGTCCAGTCTACGCCAGGGCAGGGGACCAGATTTAATGTCTTCCTGCCGGTCACTGATCAGGTGGAGAGAGAGTCAAGAAGTCATGCCTGGACCGACCGTGGGACTGAGTCTGTGCTCGTATTCGATGATATGGCCGACCAACGCAGGGTGGCTGCTGCTTTGCTCAAGAGTCTGGGGTATCTGGTCGCAGAAGCCGGCTCAATGCAACAAGCGCTGGAAATGGTCGGAACTAATCGGTTTGACGTGCTGGTTCTCGACATGCTCTTGGATGATTCTTATGATGGTCTGGATGCGCATTGCGAGATCAAGAGAGTACAGCCACACATAGTTACGGTTGTGGTCAGCGGGTTTGTCCCCACGCAGCGAGTGCAAGCGATCATCGACAGTGGAAATGCCGTTTTCCTGCCCAAACCATTCACGGGTCCCGCCCTGGGCAGTGCCATCAGAGGCTTGATGGCGGAAGTACGTATATCGGACCCTGCCTTTTCCGCCGTGCGCTGA
- a CDS encoding DUF3566 domain-containing protein yields MRYEIRSIGIWGLIKVGFFLNLLIGFLFGIFSSLIFIPIARAILAMSGAGDMGADEGSSVGMLLLLPILLAILGAFFNTLFMVLIAACYNLVARVVGGLEFEFNAMPSDSFLKVSPVTSAGPVVDQVSGIAPVSMVAVPPPPPFRPEPVVPTEEPIEVIQSQEFVLPDELPVKISQADQVAPDTSPVIEPHTEPDEDGPRRDNP; encoded by the coding sequence GTGAGATACGAAATTCGGTCGATTGGGATCTGGGGACTGATCAAGGTTGGATTCTTTCTCAACCTTTTGATCGGTTTTCTCTTTGGAATCTTTTCGTCGCTTATCTTCATACCCATCGCCCGGGCAATCCTGGCCATGTCCGGAGCCGGCGACATGGGAGCCGACGAAGGCTCGTCTGTCGGCATGTTATTACTCCTACCGATCCTGCTGGCAATCCTCGGGGCTTTTTTCAATACGCTGTTCATGGTGCTGATCGCGGCCTGCTACAACCTGGTAGCGCGAGTTGTCGGCGGTTTGGAGTTTGAATTCAATGCGATGCCGTCGGATTCATTCCTGAAAGTGTCACCGGTGACCTCCGCTGGTCCGGTTGTCGATCAGGTATCCGGGATCGCGCCGGTCAGCATGGTGGCAGTGCCACCCCCGCCACCATTCCGACCAGAACCGGTTGTTCCGACCGAAGAACCGATCGAGGTGATCCAGTCGCAAGAGTTTGTTCTGCCGGATGAGTTGCCGGTGAAGATCAGTCAGGCCGATCAGGTTGCACCAGATACCTCGCCGGTCATCGAACCGCATACCGAACCTGACGAGGATGGCCCTCGCCGGGATAATCCGTAG